From the Kitasatospora atroaurantiaca genome, the window GGAGCGACGATCCGGGTCCGGGCCTTCGAGGCATAGACGTAGAACGGTGCAGCGCGAGGAGTCGCCTTGATGACTCCCCGCAGGTGTGGGCGCAGCTCCTCGACGTCGTGGTTGGACGCGGTGAGCCAGTACGGCCGGTCGGTGATGGCGCCGAGCACGCTCACCACGTCGTCGTCGGACAGGGGCGCGTACTCGGGGGCATCCCAGTCGAAGTGGGTGTTGAGCGGCTCGTACAGCTTTTCGTAGCCTCCGCCGTAGAAGGGAGGGAAGCTGCACACGGGGGCGTCGCTGGGGACCGTCTGGAGCCAGGACCGGACGTCTTCGGCCTGGTAGGAGGCAAGTTGGAGTTCGGTGCGAGACAGCTTCTCGATGGTCTCGGTGTGCTTGGTCTCCCATTGGTCGCGGTAGGAACGCACGACGCGCTGATGCCAGAGGCCGTCGCGGTCAACGGACGCGAGGAAGCGTGTGCCGAGCATGAGGGTTGCGACGGTGCCCACGCCATCGTCCATGGACTCTGCGAGCCACCCGAGCTGGTCGTGGGACTCCTCGCGCAGTCGGATGCCGGCGGGCTGGCCGGTGAGCCATCGTCCGATCGCAGTGGTGTAGATGGACACGTCGGACGAGTGGAGCGCGAAGCCCATGCTCGCCAGCGACCGTTCGATGGTGAAGTTGCCGCAGCAGGGGATGTAGACCGGCCCCTGCGGCCACTGCTGCGCGGTCTCGCGGACGATGGAGCGCATCGGGCCGGGGATGGTGCCCTGGAACATGCCGAGCCTCCTGGGTGGGTGGACGTGAAAGCGCCCGGTCCGGGAGGGCGGGTCCGGACCGGGCGCTGTGCTGGAACCTAGCACACTTCATCGATTCAACATCGAAGCGTGCAACCTATCTTCAAGCAGCCTCAGGGGCTACTTCAGGGAGCGGCATGGTCCCGAACCGATCCACGTCGGAGGCGACCAGGAACGACTCCTGCCGCGCCGCCACCTCGGGCTCGTAGCCGAAGTCCTCGGGCGTCATCCGCAGCCAGTTCGGCTGCTCGCTCACAGGAGCGTCCCCTGCTCGTACGGGCTCGGCCCGGCCATCGGGCCCAGTTCCCTTACCGGGTCGCCGGTGGTCTCGCTCCACCAGTCGGCGAAGATCCGGCGGTGGCACCACAGCTCCGGCTTGGCGAGGTCTTCGAAGCACAGGAGCACCAGGCGGTGATCGCCGGCCTGCTGGGCGATGCCCCCAAGGCGTTCGGCGATCTGGCCAGCACCCAGCCTGGTGAGGTCCGCCCGGTAGGCCGCCGCGAACGCGGGCCGAGGGCTGTTGAAGTACGCCGCTGCCGGAGCCAGCTCCGGCACGGTGTGAGTGAGCTGGTAGGGGAGCTTGAACCTCGGCGCCCCCCTGGTGATCCGCACTGGAGTCCCCTGAACGGGGCGGAACATCTGGAACCGCGCGGTGAACAATGTCAGCATCTCGCCGACCCTTCCTTTCTGGCCCGTGGGAGGTGGAGTCCCGCCGCCATATGGGCGGCCGACTCAATCAGCCATCCCACACATGCAATATTCGCCAGCGAGTCCTGCGGGAATTCCCTGGCATTTTCGAACCGTCACAGCCGGGGAGGGCGGGCGGCCAGCAGCCGCCCGCCCTCCCGATGTCACGCCTTGACCGGCTCAGCGGGCTTGGCGGGCGCCTTGGTGCCAGGCGCCTGCGGCTTCGGGGCCGGAGCTGCCAGCTTGCGGACCCGAGGCGCCACGGACTTGGGAGCGTTGGCCCTGGCCGCAGCCTGCGCGGGGGCCTCAGGCTCCTGCTTGGCGATGTCGGCCGCAGTGGCCTTACGGGCCGTCGCCGCCACCGTCTCCCTGGCTTCGGCGAGACCGTTCGCCTGGCGCAGGATCCGGCGCGCGAGGGTGGCCCGGTTGACCAGCCTGTCGATCTCGCGCACGTACCGGCCGAGCTCGGTCCCGAGGATCGTCGCCAGGTCCTCCGGCTTGTGCTTGGTCAGCTCCTCCAGGAGGGGCAGGATCGCCTCGACCCTGGTGAGCTTGTCCGCCGCCTTCGCCTTCTCCTTCTTCCTCTTCTCCTGATCCTCGACCGACGGGGCCTCCTCGGTGATCAGCGAGGTCTGCTGCTCGGCCATGCGCAGCCCCTGGGCAAAGTTGGCTGCGTCGGCCTCGCTGTCGAAGTCGCCGCGCACGTAACGGTTGGCGACGATGATCTGGTGCTGCGGGCTGCACTGGGCGATGTGCCACGCCAGGTTGGGCTTGATCTTCTTCTCGTCCACCATCGTGGCGACCTCGGGGCGCAGGGTGAGCAGGCCGAGCCGCCACTTGATGTGGGTCTCGCTCTTCCCGAACTTGTCCGCGATCTTCTTGGCGTCCCAGCCGAGGGCAGCCAGGTCGGCGTACGCACCGGCCTCCTCCAGGATGGTCATGTCCGCGCGCACCACGTTCTCGGTGATGGCGAGGATGTACGCCTCCTGGTCGTCCATGTTCTCGATGACCCGCGCAGGAACGGAGGTCAGGCCCGCATCCTGGGCGGCGCGCCAGCGGCGCTCGCCCATGACGAGCATGTAGGGAGCCCCCTGCCCCTCGACCGGGCGGACGGCGACGGCCTGCAGAACGCCGACCTGCTTGATCGACTGGACCAGCTCCTGGTGCTTCTCCGCGTCGAAGAACTTGCGCGGCTGCTCGGGGTTCGCAGTGATCTGGTCGAGCTCGATCTGCTTGAACATTTTCTGCCCTTTCCGCCAGCCCCGGACTTTCCGGTGGCTTTCAATTTCTTGATACTTATATCTTAATCGCATTCACCTCTAATGCAAATAATTGCCTCGAATTAATTCGGGAATTCAATTGCCGTAAATTCCGGCGGCTTTCGACATTCGCCAACCTCGGCGTGCCGGCGATACGCCTCAGCTGCGCCGACGACGACACAGCAGCAGGCCGGGCACACCCGGCTCCAGGGCTCGGGCGGCCGAGGAAAGGCCGGGCGGGGGTAGTCAGCGACCACCAGTCGACCTCCTTCGGCGGCAGAGTGCGGCATCCAGCGCAGCCCGGTGAGCCTCAGCGTCAGGGTCCGGACCCGGGAGGTCCGTCACTTGGGGACGGGATGCCGGCGGGGGGCCAGCAGGGTGCGCCTCGGCGAGCAGCCGGGACAGGGGGCCGTATCGCTCGGCGATCAGACGGGAGTACAAGTCAAAGTCGGCAGTTTCAGCCGGTGAAGCAACCACGGCGCCCCTCGCGCGTCTACCTAGACGAAGGCCCGCCCCGCGAACGAGTCGGGGGCGGGCCTGGTTCGGACACAGCGGCAGATCTCAAGCCGACCCGCGATTTCGCGGTGACTCCTCGCGGGCGGGGCGCGGGGGGTCGACCGCCCGCGAGGAGAGCTTGGTGATGCTTGGCGCTGCACGTGCTGGGTGCGGGACTCCTGCGGCTGCAGTGCCCGATCAGCCCAATGAAGCTAACACAACGGGATCAACCGTGTCACCTATCTTTGTTGGCGCGGAAAGCGCCTACGGCGCCTCGACGCGCTCCTCACTGTCGACTTCGCCCACGACTGCGATCGCGAGCGCCGCCAGGACCTGCTCCGCCTGTTTGCGGACTCCCACGCCGCCACACCCCCCACGCCGAAGCACGTTCGGCGGCTCGGCTGCGAGCGCAGTGATGCGCCCGGCGTCCAACTCGACCACGAGACAACCTCCCCCTGATCGCCGGCGCCCCCGCACGGACACCGGCAGCATTCAGCGCGGCGCGGACCTCACGATCCCGCCACACGTCCCTCCCGGAAGTAAGGATCTTGCGCCCCGCGTGATTTAAGTGTCAAGTAGATCCCATAAGGTTGTCGTACAGGGACGATCGGGCGCCAAAGGGGGACAGAGGCGCGCCGCTCATGGGCAATGGGGCCAGTGTGGGGGACGGATCATGACAGGTGCTCAAACGCCGGAGGGGGATGGGCCGACACTCGCCGGCAAGCTCCAACTGCTGCTGAGGCTTCGCCGGGAACCCGACGGCCACATCCCGAGCGCACGGGACATCTCGAACCGGTCGACCGCTCCCGGCTACCTGCGCCCCGCGATCTCACACACGCAGGTCAACGACCTGATAAACGGCAAGAACACCAACCCCACGTCGGCTACGCTCACCGCACTTGCCAGGGCGTTCGAGGCTCCGGCTGCCTACCTGCTGCCCGGCTGCAAAGACCTGCCGGCGCTCGAGGTCTTCGAGAGCCAGCCCTTGGCACGGACCGCGGTCCGGTTGATGCAGGACCTCGAAGTAGAGGACATCACTGAAGTCATAGAAACGGTGAAGGCGATCCGGCGCAGGCGCGGCCTGGCCGACTCCGTAGCCGAGATCCCGGTACCGCCTGCCGGTGTCGATCAACCACGCCAAGGCCGGCCTCGGCGCCGGCTTAGCTTCGCTGAGGCCGCACAGAGGGCGGCCGAGGACCTGGAAGGATTGTGAACCCCCGTGGACGGGCTCATCTTCGGCGTCTGCTCCCTGGCGACAGCGATCGGGGCGGCGATCTGCTTTCGCTATGCCTACCGACTGCGTGACCAGCCCACCTACCGGGTGGCTCGGTGGTCGCGAGCCTTGGCGGTCGTCGTGTGCTTCATCGGATCGCTGACCGCCGTCCCT encodes:
- a CDS encoding ParB/RepB/Spo0J family partition protein — its product is MFKQIELDQITANPEQPRKFFDAEKHQELVQSIKQVGVLQAVAVRPVEGQGAPYMLVMGERRWRAAQDAGLTSVPARVIENMDDQEAYILAITENVVRADMTILEEAGAYADLAALGWDAKKIADKFGKSETHIKWRLGLLTLRPEVATMVDEKKIKPNLAWHIAQCSPQHQIIVANRYVRGDFDSEADAANFAQGLRMAEQQTSLITEEAPSVEDQEKRKKEKAKAADKLTRVEAILPLLEELTKHKPEDLATILGTELGRYVREIDRLVNRATLARRILRQANGLAEARETVAATARKATAADIAKQEPEAPAQAAARANAPKSVAPRVRKLAAPAPKPQAPGTKAPAKPAEPVKA
- a CDS encoding GAF domain-containing protein, with amino-acid sequence MFQGTIPGPMRSIVRETAQQWPQGPVYIPCCGNFTIERSLASMGFALHSSDVSIYTTAIGRWLTGQPAGIRLREESHDQLGWLAESMDDGVGTVATLMLGTRFLASVDRDGLWHQRVVRSYRDQWETKHTETIEKLSRTELQLASYQAEDVRSWLQTVPSDAPVCSFPPFYGGGYEKLYEPLNTHFDWDAPEYAPLSDDDVVSVLGAITDRPYWLTASNHDVEELRPHLRGVIKATPRAAPFYVYASKARTRIVAPRQPIEPVTVPRLRQGEQIESPLTLSLLKPGQFNALRSRYLNPHIAPGAANLAVAVKAGGRVIGVFAMSPSSYTPDEVYLLSDFAVAPTSYPRLSKLIVLAATSQEAQLLCQRAFSRRVRAVATTAFSNNPVSMKYRGLLKLTKRSPATDDAWKFQLQYQGPMGGHDLATAFATWTKKWGTPTTNTPETAP
- a CDS encoding DUF488 domain-containing protein, whose amino-acid sequence is MLTLFTARFQMFRPVQGTPVRITRGAPRFKLPYQLTHTVPELAPAAAYFNSPRPAFAAAYRADLTRLGAGQIAERLGGIAQQAGDHRLVLLCFEDLAKPELWCHRRIFADWWSETTGDPVRELGPMAGPSPYEQGTLL